The Fusarium falciforme chromosome 4, complete sequence genomic interval CAGGATCCAGACCGCAGCCCATGGAAGACTCTCTTTCGGCCTTGCCACCTCTGCCCAGCTCAAGCCAGCTTGCAAGCCTAAACCACAGAGTCAGCCAAGGCAACCCAAGACGCCTTTCAGGAGGCTACCATGTGGCACGGAGGCCTGTGGGAAGCTTAGATGGTGATTACCTGTCACATTCGCTTCCTAGTGCGCTGGCAACAGGACCTTCCAGCCTCACACAGCCTGAATTTGATCAACCCCTCATTATCAGCACCCCCAGAGGTGTTACTGGTGCCTTTGACCCACCAACCCGTCAGACGTCTGGCCGCCGAAGCGAGACCCCTTTGCTTGCACCGGTTCCTCGTCACCCTCGACCCGTTCCCGGGTCCAGTCAGCGGCCGACGGTGGAGCGTCTAGAGACGATATATAGTATCGCCTCGTCGCAGGGAGGCAACCATGTACCCACAGCACTTCCTGCTCATCAGCCTGCACCTGCTTGGTTGAATGCCCCCCCTGTGCCCGTCACAAGGACATCCCCAACAGTGAACCGCCGACCCAGCCGTGCTGAGCGCAGCGCCGCTAAGAACATTaaggatgccaagaagcGTGGCTGGACTGgcaagggcaaaaagaagaagaagaaggccgcgGACGCCGCCAGCAGCGCCGGATGGACAGACATCTCCACCGGATCCgtggacaaggacaaggagaaggacaagaaatGCGTCGTCATGTAAGAACGCATACAGCAAGATTGACACCATctaagaggagaagagaggggaGGTAATAGCCATTGTGATGGCATCATGAGGAAAGACGTTTTCATTTTGGGACAGCTGATCACTCGCATACTACATACCCCCAATCGCTACATTTACATTTTTGTACTGTtagtttttttcttgtctGTACGCAAGGCCCCGCTGGCCTTGGCTGTTTTATCACTCGCTATATGTATGTTTTCATGTATGGATGGGAGGGTCGGCATAGCATGGACTTGTCTTTGCGTCACTTGTGATTGATTTTTGGGAGCGTCGGAGTATACAACGGCCAAAAGGGGATAGTGAGGGAGATGGATTTTTGATGTTTGAGTCTGAAGGGGTGGGCATAtttcgagatggatgattcTTCACCATCTAGAGCAACATATACCTCTTGTGTCTAATGTCATGCTAGTATCTCGAAACTGTAGTTTCGGAAAAGATGTATGAGTTTATTCACTTGACATGAAAAGTCCGAAGTAACAGAAATGTGTTCGCTTATCATTCAGAACGTGTCTATAGCCCTTTTCCAACAAACAAGAGTACATAATAAAAGGAAAACAGGAGCAGATGCTAAAAAACACATGGCAGACATGTCCTGGTAAAATCTTTCAGGGTATAAACGACAGACTCCCTCCCATGCTTCCGCAACGCCAGGGCCTATTTTAGAGAACCCGGTTTCTAATGCGGTGAGATGCGTAAAAAGGTAAAGAGGTTTTTGATCATGTATGTACATAACGAGGGCATCCCATCGTGCGCTGCAGGATGGGTTGAATTTGGGGGGAGGTCAGATTAAAGTGATGGGGCTTGTAGCATGTTTACAACAAAAAAACACTTTGAAAAGACAGTCTAGATTCTTGGTGTTGTCCCCGGTACGTGAGGCTTCGTCCCGGGCGCGTAGGCCTTCCCTCGGCCAACGCCTCGGAGGTCGGCCTCGTCCATCAGGTCTGTAAAGGTTGTGGCGTGTGTCAGGCGGCGGGGCTTGACAACGTCGCTGGGGTCGGCAAAGACGTTGATGCTCTCGCAGCTGGGCTCGCGCTGGAGGTCTGGGCTGTCAGGGCGACGGCTGACTTGTGATGAGGCCTTCATGGCGCGGATGGGCGGTAGACGGACAGTGCCGTGGCGGACGGGCGTGTCGTCGATGGGGCTCATCTGGGCCGACTTGTGGTTGGGTGAAGGGTTGGGAGAGTCAAAGGGGTTGGGGATGGAGATGCGGATGCGAGGAGGACCTTGGGGCACGCGTGTAGGCGTGGGAGAAAAGGAGAATTGCCTCTGAGCAACGCTAGAGCTGGCACCCGAGAACTGGCTCTGGGCCCCTGAGAACTGGCTCTGCGGGACGCTGGAGCTGCCGCCGGAGACCTGCGAGTTCTGGGAGGGCGTCTTGAGGATAAAGTCGGCGCGGTACGAGTTTGGCTGGACGATGGGCTCCGAGATGAAGTTGCCGAACGAGGCCTCGCTGCTCGAGGTgctaccgccgccgccgtagAAGTGACCGCCCTTCTCGCCATGTCCACCCTCACGCTTCTTCTGCCGGCGGAAgtagaggaagatgacgacagcgatgatgaggaggatgatgcagCCGCCGACGACGCCGCCGACGATGGATGTTGTGGCGGGACCTgaatccttcttctcctcttctggGTCCTCCTTCTGGTTCTCATCGCTGGCCTTGGAGGGCTCAGAGGTCGAGGTGGGCTCGGCGCTAGCAGAGGCCGTCTCGCTGGACGTGGGTGATGTTGCGCTAGGAGCACCTGAGGAGCTTCCGCTGGGGTACTCTGCGCCCTCTGGAGGGCTAGATTGGTCCTTGTCTAGGACACACTTGCTGTCACCCTCGCATGAGTAGCCAAAGGGACAGCACATGCTCCCACACTTTTCAAGctcgaggttggtgatgatggtcatGACAGGAGCCTTGGGGTACTTTGTGATATCCTGACCGCGGAGATCGCAAGTAATAGGCCGGACCTCGTTGCAGTTCCTGCCCGCCGGGCAGCACATTGCCGAGGTGTCACCGGCGAGGAGTATACATGAGTAGTCCTTGGGACAGCAGAAGAGGTCGGTCAGGTCGCTGTTGCAAGAGACCCTGTCGGCACCGCAAGTGTCCTCGCGGGCAAAGATGCGACTGGCGGGGAGGGCGGATGTTGTAGATGTGCAGAGCGccgtgaggaggaggaggcggaggggTGTAGGGAGTCGAGCCCAAGGCATCTTGGCGGGATGTGAAGAAGCAATAGCTTGTTGGTTGTTGTTTCGGTAGAGTCGTAATATCGGTTGAAGTCGTGATGTGGATATTCAAGTCGTGATGTTGGTCGTTGTCGATAGGTTATTGGATCGTGTGTGGTTGAAACTGGAATTTGGAGTATCAAGCTGGGAGAGACATTGAGAAAAGGAACTGAATAGAGATGAAATTTGTTCCAGTCAGACACAACCAGCGTGAGTGACAAAGAGACCAAAGAAATGAGTCAAGTAGAACAAGCCGATTGTTTGTCTTTTTGGCTGAACAAGATAGTAGTAGTCGTCAATGAAGTAAGGAAATAGAACAGaacagagagagagacagaGATAAGGAAAGGGAATACGGAAAGAAGGAAAGCTGAATTGCTGGACAGAGAAGAATggggagagaaagagagagagatgaacAGATGTTGGGTGGAAGAACACCCAAAGACATACGACAAAGACGGAAACCGAGCCCATCGTGGTCCACGGAAACAACAGGCCCCCAGGCGTCCATCGTCAAACGATCTGTCAGTCGCTGGCGGCGCATACTTTACCGCCCAATTGTGCGCCGAAAAAAGAGTCATGCCTCCCCCCAGCCTATCCGTTTCCCAGATCTATACATGGGACCCAAGGTTTGGGATCGGGGGACTGGGGGTTCTGCGGGAGCCAGTCGGTTGGCGTCGTATGCCCCTGTCACTCGACAGGGCGCCAGATATTCTGTTTCCTGCCCAGAACATCCGGGTCCAGATCTTCTCGGTGTTGAGACCGTGGGGTGGTTTACAAGTCGCGAGTGTGGGATGAGGGCGAGTGGTGATGGCCAAGACCGACTTGTGGTTGGCTGCGTCTCAGGAAATAGCCGCGCGGCCGTCAACAAGGCCGCTGATTGGGTCCTGCTCCACAAACATGCGGAACAAACCCTGAGGTTTAGCGCCAGAAGGCCAGTAAAAAGGTCAGGCCCTGTAAAAGGCC includes:
- a CDS encoding Receptor protein-tyrosine kinase, which encodes MPWARLPTPLRLLLLTALCTSTTSALPASRIFAREDTCGADRVSCNSDLTDLFCCPKDYSCILLAGDTSAMCCPAGRNCNEVRPITCDLRGQDITKYPKAPVMTIITNLELEKCGSMCCPFGYSCEGDSKCVLDKDQSSPPEGAEYPSGSSSGAPSATSPTSSETASASAEPTSTSEPSKASDENQKEDPEEEKKDSGPATTSIVGGVVGGCIILLIIAVVIFLYFRRQKKREGGHGEKGGHFYGGGGSTSSSEASFGNFISEPIVQPNSYRADFILKTPSQNSQVSGGSSSVPQSQFSGAQSQFSGASSSVAQRQFSFSPTPTRVPQGPPRIRISIPNPFDSPNPSPNHKSAQMSPIDDTPVRHGTVRLPPIRAMKASSQVSRRPDSPDLQREPSCESINVFADPSDVVKPRRLTHATTFTDLMDEADLRGVGRGKAYAPGTKPHVPGTTPRI